The following coding sequences are from one Myxococcales bacterium window:
- a CDS encoding YaeQ family protein, producing MYRPERWEYRLTLTDVERGLNADRTVVVGRHPSETTEHLALRVLAFCLVYEEGLSFGPGVCVGDAPDLMANDLTGHLSLWVGCGDVSADLAKKVVQHNRDAKAHIVFDGEERYAAFTEKVRHWPKLPRNWGNLTAWLPPPSVLAYLKEMETLRQRWIVTLAGGHLYLEADGVVLEGPVQSWVAPT from the coding sequence TTGTACCGCCCTGAACGCTGGGAATACCGCCTGACCTTGACCGACGTGGAGCGGGGCTTGAATGCCGACCGCACCGTGGTGGTGGGACGCCACCCGTCCGAGACCACGGAGCATCTGGCTCTGCGCGTGCTTGCGTTTTGCCTGGTGTACGAAGAAGGGCTCAGCTTCGGGCCCGGCGTGTGCGTGGGGGATGCCCCGGATCTCATGGCCAACGACCTGACCGGCCACCTCAGTCTGTGGGTGGGCTGTGGCGACGTGTCCGCCGACCTGGCGAAGAAAGTGGTGCAACACAACCGCGACGCCAAAGCGCACATCGTCTTCGATGGCGAAGAGCGCTACGCGGCGTTCACGGAGAAGGTGCGCCACTGGCCGAAGTTGCCGCGCAACTGGGGCAACCTCACGGCCTGGCTGCCCCCGCCGAGCGTGCTTGCGTACCTCAAGGAGATGGAGACCCTGCGCCAGCGCTGGATCGTGACCCTTGCGGGCGGGCACCTCTACCTCGAAGCCGACGGTGTGGTCTTGGAAGGGCCCGTGCAGTCCTGGGTGGCCCCCACCTGA